The DNA sequence ACACAAAATCAATGCATTTGCCCTTCATTTGACCACCACAGTTGTGTTGCATGAGGCACTTAATCAAAATATGACATTTCTGTGACCCCATCCCCCCAAAGTCATCTAGAAGTCATAGAGGGATATCATATCATAAGAGATTTAATTGGTATCTAACTGAAGACATTTCCAAAACATGCACCTTCAACAGTGCATGCAAGGATGTGTTTAAATtgcaatgtttaaaatgtaattccttGTTCGAAGGGAAATGCATGATCAAAACTCATTTAAAAGCTGTGATTATGATCCCTCTCAGCTTTAAGGTGCGCTTTTTGGAAGTTCCCCATGTAAGAACatcatttttcatttctttatgATGTGTGATTTTGGATGGAAAAATCCCGCTAGGTAAAAAATAGACAAGTAATTGACTTGATtatatgttttcatttacagataaaaatgaaaaccataCAAACATGCAATATTATTTCTTGCAGCTACACAAACTGATGGTTGTGCATATTTGCATGTGTTAGTAGATGATATGGGCATGTGTGAGAGAGCATTGTCAGCAGATGTGTAATTATGTATCATTACTCCCCAACATGGGCTGTGCATTCCACCACTCCTCCACAATCCCAGAATGCTCTGGGCCAGTCCTTCACTCTCTGATGATATTAGGAGCAGGGTTCAGGGGTTGTGTGGTTCAGCACTGGTGATCAACCGAGACATACACCGCCCTCCCATTGGTTTGTTTGGATGAGGCAACTTGCAAGTGTCAGTAGCTTAATATGCATGTTTTCGTGATATTCTGATTtttgcatatacatttatagtattaaaagataaatattatatattatgctataatataatttattttaaaatatttgacttgttgcatttttaattaaatttgctacttgtatttttttgtagAGAATTAGTTGAGACAAATTAATTCTGTAATACCTCAGATGTTTCTCATAGCCAGCAATCAGATCAAATGAAAAACACGTTTATCTCTTGAGAAAAGAACCCTTTAATCTTATATGTCTTTCTTTTCTGAAGAGATATCAATAATGTTTCAACCTGTGCTTAAGATGTGATAAACAACCAAACTAAAGTCTGCAAACCAAAATCAGAAATCCATGAAGCTCCATAAAATCTCCTGAGCAacctctattctattctattctattctattctattctattctattctattctattctattctattctattctattctattctatgtGTGTGGTCTTTGTGTATGCCATCTGGTGTCTTGtattgtgtcttttttttttttttgaagcgtGATGCTATAATTTACATTGGGTAGCCATAAAGcaatttagtgtgtgtgtgtgatgtataAATGTTTATGAATCATATACATGTGAAttagagtgtgtttgtgtgtatgttcaagcatacactaccatttaaaagtttgaaaacaaatgaatcaaaattcaCAATAAAGACTTTTACACCGTTACAAAAATTTagtttcaaatgaatgctgtgcAAGACGTTtttcttgagaagcaaatcagaatattagaatgatttctgaaggatcatgtgacactgaagaccgatgctgaaaattcagctttgcatcacaggaataaattacattttaaaatatattaaatagaaaacagttattttacattttaataatgttttacaatattactgttgtttctatatttttgatcaaataaatgcagcctaataTAGGCTcctttttcaaaaaaacattatatgaaatcttaccgaccccaaaattatgttttatgttttcattcTATCCATCTGTGCTGTGTTCAGTATCAAGAAATCACCAGGATAACATTTTATCGACGTTCAAACAACGTCAAATATCTGCTGATAAACATCCTGGTGCACTATAGATCTGAATTGAAACCTTGCTGTGGAATTGGCAGTACTTCCATGCATGCACAACCAGATGATAGAGAGCTTGAGAATGTGACAGAGAAAAATTAGATGGAAAACCGATGATTCAtgagatttatgcatttggACAAAACAAGACTGTGCTTCTGAAAAACTCCCACGAGTGTAGGATATACCGGTGATTCACCATGAATTATTATTTCTGTTCAATTATAAGTGCGTTCCGCAAGAGGTGCGGCAAATTTAGGATGTTTCTTAACTTTTGGCACACTTGAATTCCTGCATTTGTTCGGCCTATGCAAAACCATCTGAATCACCGGCCAGTAATGTGACTGATTTCCCTTATCACGCCGACTACCGAAATACTCCATCCTTCCGGCAGCCTCCCTCATCCATCTCCCTCTTTCTCCTCCTCGAACTCACCTTTTCTCCATCTCTCCATCCCCCACTTCCTCTCTGCACTCTTTCCTGTGTCCTGCATAAATGCTGCCAGATGAGACGGAGGAGACGAGGGTCAGTGGCCCCTGTCTGGACATGCTGTATGAACAGGGCTATTGTGTCCCCAAGACTTGCATTGACACCCTGAGACAAACCAGCATCCATAGCGCTCTGTCTAACTgtcacacactcaaacacacaacaacacattcatgttattttatgtgTGCGCTCTTAGGAattcttgattctgattggtcattcAGAATGCTGCGCTCAAATGTTGTGTTCAACTGTACAATTGACCATtattgcattacatttaaatgcatataaatctgtaatatttaattgtaatttaatattttatttaaaatgcatgttttgtatagttttttatatttatattttaaaaaaaattatgcattccatattgcatgttcatttttttatgtatcAAGGAggataacaaaaaatattagttcattatataaacaataatgCTTTGTGTGGGTCTACCTGGGTTTATTTTTCACAGTCCTGACCAACTAAtggtacattatttttattattattattattatttttacatacattactgttcaaaagtttggaggtattaatgtttttgggaaaaaacaaaaaaacaaacaaaaaaacaattaggttcatcaaggctgcatttatttgatcaaaacagtaatatagtaaaatatgattgcaatttaaaataactgttttgtatttaaatatattttaaaatgtaatttattcctgtgatgcaaagctgaattttcagcatcacatgatccttcagaaatcagtctaatatgctgatttgctgctcaagtaatgtaacatttcttattattatcaatgttgaaatcagttgtgatgcttcatatttttgtagaaaccgtgatacctttttttttttcaggattctttgttgAACAAGACATGCATTTCATTGTACtgaatatttctaataaattttGTTTCCTCTCTCTAGGCTGATCCTCTCCCGGCCGCTGTGGTTGAGTTGGTGAAGGGTGGATCTGTGTCTTCTATTCAGGACCTGCAGTTTTTGCTGTTCTCTGAATCTATAGGTAAATCAGCTCTCAGTTTTAAAATGCTTCTGACATTCCTGGAGGCAAATATTACActttaataaatatgttaattaaGACTTTGGGCTACAGCAGTCCAGTACCATATTGATTGCctctttaatactttttaaaaaataactttttgacCTTGATCTATGTGTGCTGTCCTCATTTATATTTAAGACATGTACAGAAGCAGAAACTCTTATCTATAGAGTTACTAAGTGCTTTAGCTTTTGTAAAAGCCCTTGCAAATCCTTGTAAGGCTATAAAAGAAACCTTAACCAATGCGTGCCTAGAAACCAGGAACAAGTTGCTATTTCCTACAAGGGTCTGCATTGCATGCATTTTCACCACTATTTCACTACCTGATGGTTCAAAGCTGttgacgttttttttttctccagaggTTGAGCCGGACAGTCACCATGACAATGACACCAGCAACCGTCTGCCACGCAGTCTTCTGGGTTAGTCTGACTTACTTTGTTCTTCTTCTCTTTTTGCTGTATTatctattttattctcttttatTTCGCCAttattatatgcattttcagTGTTAAAATACCTTTCTGTCTGTGCCAGAACTATAAATAAGCCATAGGCTCATTCCCCACAAAAGTGTAAACACTGTGTCTCTGTGAGTTTATCAAAAGGGGTTACTTGATGGACTAATGTCacagaaatgacacatttcagCGTTGACATTAGTTATTTTGTCATAttctaaaacatattttaagctatttattttttaaactgcttAATTCTGTTGTTGAattgttatattgttttatagCCTTCAGCTTTCAAATAATGCTGATAACAGCAACCATCCAAAGTCGGCAAATCTGTATATCTCTCCTCCTGAGCCGAGTCAGATCATTATTATTCCCAGACACAATTATCTTCATGGAAAAGAGAATCTGAAGAACTCTAACAAGCATAGTTCGTTATTGTTGATGCTTGCTGAACAAGCACTTTCTGGAATAATAAGTCTTTTTCAGTACATCTGTTTTGAAAgactgagagagaaagatgGAAGAATAAACTAGGAGAGAGAAAAGGAGGGATGCTATTCAGAGAAAgcaattaaattgaattaatagAAATTAAGAAACTGAAAGTTGGTGGCATTTATTCTATACtgtcaattaacattttttccCTAGAGACTtgatttttgttgcatttatttatttttgtattgattgattgattgattgacatttgatattattttaataactcAATCACATAAAAATATTCAAGTAGTGTAGTAATCAAGTAAaccatatttttacatttaaaaagaaaataaaaggaaaacaatatatttgtattagtttgtttatttatttttaaaatactcatatttatttgtatttttcataattttgttttgttttccaaaagttgttattacattgtttttacatttgttttagaAAAGTCATtactacattattacaataccccTAGTTATTGTCAGCTAgccagttttatttaattatgagTTGTATGGGAAGCTAAATTCAAATTAAAGCCTTGTCAACTGCCCACAACACATTAACATAACAGAGAAGCATTTTGCAAGAGCAAGCACCTGTACAAATCGAGTTAGTCTAATGTTTTTCTTGTAGTTCATGTGCCTCTGTGTGTATTTCTGCATCTTTGTCTGCAGACGCTCAGCCGGCTCAGCAAGCCATCTGTAAGGTCAGGACCGAGGTCATCGAGGTCACACGCTCCATGTTGGACCGTAGCAATGCAAATTTCCTGTTGTGGCCTCCATGTGTGGAAGTGCAGAGGTGCTCGGGCTGCTGTAACACCAAGAGCCTGCAGTGTGTGCCTATACTTACACACACACGATACctacaggtacacacacacatacacgcttGTCAAGTGTGTacttacagtatattcaaaCAGGCCCTTTCCACTTTCCTCAGGTGATGAAGATACAGTACGTGAACAAGCGGCCGCTTTACAATAAGGCTGTCGTCTCCGTTCTCGACCATGTGGAGTGCCGCTGTCAGCCGGCTCCTCGGCCCGCTCAGCGCCGGAAATCATCCGGCCACAAACAAGAGGGACGGGAACGTTCTGGGAAACCTCGACCCAAAGATGAGCTCCATCGCAGGGATGAACTCAAACACAACCAGAGGATAAGCCTGGAAGACCTGCTTAGCCACAGCTGGCTGCCCAAAGAGAGGTTCTCTGAGCCAGGATTCGGCCGGGACGGCTGGGGTCTGAACGAGACGCAGTATGGAGGGGGCAAAGGTCATCACCGTCACCCTGGGGATGGAAGGAGACACGGCAAAACGAATGACACAGCAACGACAGCTCCACTGCCGAATCACACCGAGCAGGAAGAAACTGATTTGTCATTGCGTAACATTACGCAATTCGAATCGCAGAGTAATGCTAACCAAAGTATAACCAATCAGACATCTGATTTTACCATAACTACATTGGAATTGACCAATCAGACTTTTATGCACCAGTCAAATCTAACGCAAGAAAACGAACAATTGCAAACAACAAATCAGACAGACCAACTCACCTCTAACGCCACaggaacagccaatcagaataggGGAGATGTGTTTCTGTCTGTAGAGGAGAGCGGTCAGAAGGTGAGAGGTGAGACTATGGACGTAGAGGCGAAGGAGGAGGAGCGAGAGCAGAGACAAATGGACAAAAAGGCCAAGGAGGAGGAAATGGACGAGCTGCTGCTAATGCACAAAATCCTAGAtgaagaaaaacacaaacatcacCTCAAAGTGCAACACATGAATATACAGCCAGATGAGAAACTACAGCAGCTCCATCACAAACAACACACTTATACAACCACACAACGGACAggtaaaataacaaaacacttAAACGAGGCTTTTCTATTGATTCACTTATCATCAATGTCTGGTAGAATTTATAGTCAGGTGGACAATACagtgttgttaaaataaaagtcGACTTTGAGTAAAAGACAACGAAAAATGCTAGTGAGTTAAGTTTGATTGTCAGTTTATTATGATCATCAGAGCAGAATTTCATCTTAAATGTCAGTGGCCTTCTAAATGAACATCTCAGCTCTGTGCCATGGTGGGCTTTGCATTGCTTTAGctgtattgtttttcttttcttttttcaaatctATTAGAAAAACACAAATCAAGAAACAAAAAGTTCTGACTTTGCAGATGTTCTACAGAAACAATTTACAGGATTGCGGTTTGCATGTGAGATGCAAAAAGAAGATAAAATTTTCATCAAGACAAACTTTGATGTTGGCTTGAGGAAGCCTACAGTATAGCTTCAAGTTTGAAGGTTTTAAGACTAAAGTAgttggtggttgctagggtgtagctatGTGGGTGCTAGGTTGCTCTGTGTGGTTTCTAGGGTTTTGCTATGCAGTATTGTGAGTTGTTGCCATGCATTTGGGTGGGTGTTAGGATGTTGCAAGATGGTTCTGGATCTTTGTTAGTACgttacagacagacagacagacagacagacagagaaagacagacagacagacaaacacacgcgcacacacacacacacacacacacacacacacacacacacacacagagacagacagacagacagacaaacaaacacacacaaacacacaaacagacagatagacaaagACAcaatcagacagacagacagacagacagacagacacacacacacacacacacacacacacacacacacacacacacagacagacagacacacacacacacacacacacacacacacacacacacacacacacagacagacagacagacagacagacagacagacagacagacagacagacaaacaaacacacgtgcacacacacacacacacacacacacacacacacacagacagacagagacagacagacagacagacagacagacatacaaacacacagacagacagatagacaaacacacaatcagacagacagacacacacacacacacacacacacacacacacacacacacagacagacagacagacagacacacacacacacacacacacacacacacacacacacacacacacacacagacagacagacagacagacagacaaacaaacacacaaacacacagacagacagatagacaaacACACAATCAGACAGACagccagacacacacacacacacacacacacacacacacacacacacacacacacagacagacagacaaacacacacacacacgcacacacacacacacacacacacacacagacagacagacagacagacagatagatctGTCATAATTACCCACTTGATGTAAGTGGTGCTTAAGAACAAGCGCACTGGGGCGTACTTGGACCATGTTCAGCTTGATCTTGATTCTGTGAACAAATGTCTATGAATAACTCAGACTTTGAATAAAATTCTACCCGACACCTACACACCAGGAAGTGGAAGTAACACTTGCATACACCTACATTAACTTATTGACAGCATTATATCAAATTCATTACTTGCAGAGTAATAAGGCTAATGTGATTGGATTCAACACAGTACAACAATACTGCACAACACTGCAAGCTTCATTAAAAgttgattttgttgttgttgttgttgcaaacAGGAACTACATCTCCTCCTGTGCAACATCTCCCTCCACACAAACCCCCCAGACCACCTCCTCACCCCCCGAAAAGGAGGAGAAAACAGCGGAATCGCATCAGCAAATCTGCCATGAGAGCCCTGCTCATGTAAATCAAACATACACAGGTAAATTGCTcagatattaaaatgaaataccacatttaaaggaacatttcAGCCGAAAAtgtacatttgctgaaaatgtactcacccttaggccatccaagacgtagatgagttttcagtaattttttttttaaatttagcattacatccctcactcaccaatgaatcctctgcagtgaatgcagtgccgtcagaatgacaaacagctgataaaaatctcacaataatccacaaataatccaTACGACTTCAGTCGACTTCAGTTGAGGTTTTGTAAACCAAAAAGTTGTGTGTTTAAAACAGACAAATTGATCAtaagacattttaatttcaaaccaTTGCATCCAGCTAAAATAAAAGTCCTTTATCAATAATATTTCTTTCTCAAAGGAGAAgtcatctcgtctgaatcaagagagaaatatgcacagatcaaccACTGTTTCCAAATGAGAACAGTAATATgtcggtggattttgatgtgagagagcAACAGAgaatgcactttttcactggaggaaatgGGAGTTTAATGTTAAAGTGCATTGATGATGTATTTGTTTCTTTCAGACACACAGCTTTTCTCCTCAAAAGATATTAACTAATAGACTAGTTAGAGTTAGGTGGAttacttgtgtattattgtgatgtttttatcagctgtttagactgtaattatgacggcacccattcactccagAGGATTCACTGATAAGCAAGTGATACAGTGCTAAATTTCTCTTAATCTGTTCTGATCTTGGATGGCGAATAgattttaagcaaattttcattttgggtgaactattctttcaATATGCagtataaataatcataatggTAACCATATTAAATGGAATGTGCTGACTATGTCTTTCTTTCACTCTCTCGCAGATAATCAGATGGATGCAATCTCTCCCATATGAGTTCTTATTTATATAACCAGTGTGTCCTGGGACGTTTTCAGAAAACACCTGCACCCAGGCCATTCTCACCTCTCAAAAACCTCCTAATCTCTTTCTCTGCTCAAAGCCACAAGGACAAAGACAATTCTGACACAGAAGATGTTTGCATGGAGGAAGGTTTCAGGTTCTCTTGCACCTGTTGAAGAGTCCCTGTACTCCTGTTGGCTCTTTGAAAGGACATTCAACTTTCTAGGTTCAGAAGTGGGACTTGGGAATCATGTAAATGCAGAAGTTCAGAACATCAGAAGCATGAAACACCTTTTGAACCCTGGACAGAGGAAGCGTATGTCAGAGGAACCAAGTAAGAGCATGACGCTAGATCAGTATGCAGCGTTAAATAGCCTGTTCAGCACAGAACTGCAAAATGTGGAAAAGAGTGGCTTGAAAAGACCTTGAAAAGATTTCCTATGATCACTCACCTTAAGATACAAACCGGTAGTTGCTCCTGTGCTACATCTTACCTATCATTTTGAATCACCCAAAAAAGCGGTTGCCATTTTGTTGTAAAACTGAGGCTTGGATTTCAAAGATGATAAAAGAttcattgttgttttttccctGATCCAGTATTATCAAAAAGAAACCTTTGGAAAAGCACACTATCTCCAGGGATgcaatcaaaacattttttgttgttgttttatgtcATATTTCAAACTATATGTTTTTACCtaaaacagacaaacacaaaGAATGCTTGAAcaacttttgtattttaatatattaccaGTCAAAATCACAAAGTACCATTGCTATAAGTTGTTTTCAGTatcatttgttattatttaagcGATTCTTAACACTGGAAATTCACACAGGATAAAGCAAGGGAATGCATTTCTGTCTCAATTAATTCCTCATACCTCTAAGAGTGTAAAGGTGCTACATTATAACACAAAGCAGTAAGagtttattcattaatattatttattcttttgtaAATCTGTTCTGTTCACAGCAGGGCCGGTGTTTCTTCATAGTCACAAAGCGCTCACCAGAAGACCAAAATGTGGATTATTTGTAGTATGTTCATGTACAGATGGTCTGTTTTGGATCTATACTAAACGTTGCAGATTGTGCAGAATTTGCACTCTTTTTTTATACATAGAATAAAATTTAAACACTAACCATTAAGGTGTAATTCATGgtctcattttatttatttattaattttgtgcaattttaattagatttaataTTCTTAGTTTATAAAATTTTtcatagttcaccccaaaataaaaatttgctgaaccttccggccatccaagatgtagatgagtttgtttcttcatcagaacagatttggagaaatgtatcattacatcatgcagtgaatgggtgccgtcagaatcagagtccaaaccgctgataaaaacatcacaataatccacaagtaatccacatgactccagtccatcaactgATGACttgagaagtgaaaagctgtgtttttaagaaaaaataaaataactaaaatacaaaTCCATAATCCAAAATAATGCTTCCTGCTGTGAAAAAGTCAATCCCCTGTTATCCACTCACATAAAAATCTcacaacatatttatttagaatgttttttttttgcttgtaaacagtgcacttttctggatttgtttttttacaaacacaggTTTTCACTTAAGGTGTTAATTGATTGACATAAGTCatttggattattgtgatgtttttatcagctgtttggactctcattctgacggcacccattcactgcagaggatccaacggtgagcaagtaatgtacatttcttcaaatctgttctgatgaagaaacaatctcatctacatcttggatgacctgagggagAACAAGTTTagtttttaggtgaactattccttaaatGCTAACCTATTCAGATGCTCACATGGACTTCATCTGTTGTGCTTCCACAGTCTTTCTCCAACTCATTTGGCAGACACCTTTATTCAAAGTGACATACAGTGTGtttcctgggaatcaaacccttGAACTTGGGTTGCTAGCACCATGCATACCAGATGAGCTACATAAACACTTGTTTTAAACCCAGTGCATTAATAATGGTTTGTTTTTCCTCTTTTACACTGCCGTCCTGATTAAAACTAGCTTATTCCCAAATCTATTTGCCCAGAAAATGTCACTTCTACACTTACAGTATCTGCCAACAGTTTTTCATTTTGGTCAGTTCATGATTGGATTTGACAGAAGGTTCTGATCCCAGTTCAGCATATTTTACACAATTActctaccgttcaaaagtttggggtcagcaagtttttattattattattattattttttaattcagaaagGATCTagcaaattgatcaaaagtgacagtaaaatgtgttttatttgaaatgaatgctgttcttttaaatattcTACTCATCAAAAATCCGGAGAAAAAATATcacggttttcacaaaaataatactgttttcaatattgataataagaaatgtttcttgagcaacaaatcagcatattagaatgatttctgaagtgacactgaagactggagtaatgatgcttaaaaatacaactttgcatcataggaataaattatgttttattatatatattcaaatagaaaacagtcattttaaattgtactagTATTTCCCAAAAAAactggttttactgtatttttgatcaaataaatgtagccttggtgagaataagagacgTATCTTACAAATcataaaaatcttaccgaccccaaactttacaCAACTAAGGCCAGGCCTGGTCCCACGGCCCTGCAAATGCTAAAGTGGGACGTCCCAAAAGTCCATTATTCCCTATCACCACATGAAGTTCCACTGGCAGCCGGAGGTCTTTGGTGAGCCTGAAATGGGAGGAAAGTTTATTGCGTTGTTACTCAAGGGAGTCGtgttgtttgtatttgtttttgggAAGGTGACAAATATGTTCCTGGACTAAAGGATCCTGATTAAAATTCCCCTGTTCGCTGAGCATAAAGCAGCCAAGTGCCTCTTTCTCAAGGGCACTGACAGATCTACACTCTTCAGCTGAATTTTCTGGAACCACATTGTGaatctgacctttgacctctagCTACGATAAATAATCCATTGATGTTTGTAGCAGTATATTGTGCTTGACCAACATTTATGCAATGGCAAAAATGGCCTATCatgcagtttgtttttgtttggtctGTGTGTGAATGGTTGAGAGGGTGCCCTGCTCTGCTGCGGCCCACCCGTACAGATAGACGCACTCCCTCACTTCATATCTGCCTCGCTCCCTTGATAACTGGAATTTATGTGCTGaattaatgcaattaattatGCGGCCCTGCATTCCTGTGGGAGGAGAGGGACAGTGAGAGTCGACAAAATTGGATCTGCTCAGTGCTGGCATTGTGCAGCATGACCTTAGATGAGCTTGACATTTTGATGCACGAAGATTCAACTAAATCCTGGAATAAACTTCACTATACTTTGCAGTTATTCGCTTATTTTAAGTACTGTACCTCACttagtattttaaatgtttatgtacTTCACTAAGAATGGATTCCAACCACTGATGCACTGTAGCCTTTTACACAAATGTACCTGTACATATTCTGTAAGTATCTAACATCCAGTAGATtatcaaaatgatcaaaaataacTGTCTTTTTATACCCTGGAATTTAGAGTTATTTAACTCTATCTAATATTTTATCATCAGCTTACataagctttattttttaaatgaccaaaaataatttttagaagTCTTTAGtagttagttttagttagttaacaataacaacactgctaaagaattgtgatataattttttattttttatttatttgctgtttTGTTGCCAGTATGACATTCTAAATGTAGgtaagaaaagtctgtaaaatagggccaatgttaatattaatacattttaatattaagtaTTGATTTTTcagaagttttattttgaatttattttgaatgacatattattatacattattttgtgttttagcGTGTTTTAGGAAATGTCAACTTGTGTTTTGGCAGGAAATGTTCAGTTATtccacacattttttcttatcgTGTATGGCATCTACTTTAACCTTCTTAAAGTCAGCTGTGTTCTACTTCTACTGCAAACAATATTGCTATGAATGATAAATTATTTagtccatttatttttattcctacagattcattcatacatttttattgctcCAAAAGGAAGATGTATTTTCTCTGAAAGAGCAAAACAATCACTGAAATATTACGTGCTTCAGTATTACTCCAGCAATTATTACTGAAGCCAAAGCAAAgatatttgcaaataaaaatcactctaatatttggCAACCATAAAAGGTCACATAAGAGGATGAGAAAGCATAT is a window from the Onychostoma macrolepis isolate SWU-2019 chromosome 03, ASM1243209v1, whole genome shotgun sequence genome containing:
- the pdgfbb gene encoding uncharacterized protein pdgfbb; the encoded protein is MRSRIPLLLAVLAAACLRFGGAEADPLPAAVVELVKGGSVSSIQDLQFLLFSESIEVEPDSHHDNDTSNRLPRSLLDAQPAQQAICKVRTEVIEVTRSMLDRSNANFLLWPPCVEVQRCSGCCNTKSLQCVPILTHTRYLQVMKIQYVNKRPLYNKAVVSVLDHVECRCQPAPRPAQRRKSSGHKQEGRERSGKPRPKDELHRRDELKHNQRISLEDLLSHSWLPKERFSEPGFGRDGWGLNETQYGGGKGHHRHPGDGRRHGKTNDTATTAPLPNHTEQEETDLSLRNITQFESQSNANQSITNQTSDFTITTLELTNQTFMHQSNLTQENEQLQTTNQTDQLTSNATGTANQNRGDVFLSVEESGQKVRGETMDVEAKEEEREQRQMDKKAKEEEMDELLLMHKILDEEKHKHHLKVQHMNIQPDEKLQQLHHKQHTYTTTQRTGTTSPPVQHLPPHKPPRPPPHPPKRRRKQRNRISKSAMRALLM